In the Rhizobium sp. SSA_523 genome, GATACGACACCGCTGGAGGCCTTCCGGTTGAAGCAGGGCGTCTGCCAGGATTTCTCGCATGTGATGATCGTCGGCCTGCGCAGCCTCGGCATTCCGGCCGGCTATGTCTCCGGCTTCCTGCGCACGATCCCGCCGCCGGGCAAGGAGCGGCTGGAGGGCGCCGACGCCATGCATGCCTGGGTGCGGATCTGGTGCGGCAAGGCGGAAGGTTTCATCGAGCTCGATCCGACCAATGACATTCCGGCGGGATCCGATCATATCGTCGTCGGCTATGGCCGCGACTATTCCGACGTCGCGCCTGTTATCGGCGTTTTGAAAAGCTATGGCAGCCACCAGACGGTGCAGGCCGTCGATGTGGTGCCGGTCAAGGTCTGACCGGGTTGCCGCTCATCTGAAGCGTTTCGCAACGTATTTTGCCGATCGATCGAAGTTTACTTATCTAAATTAGAGATCCTACAGCATTTGCCGATAACAGTCTCATCATCTGATGTTCAGACTATGGATCGGTGATGATGACCAGGTTCTCCCTTTCGCGGTTCATGAAGGACCGGCGCGGCAATTTCGGCATGATGACGGCTATTCTTCTGCCGATGTCCATCGGCGTCGGCGGGATGGCCATCGATATGACACGTGTCATCCAGGAGAAGATCGATCTGCAGGCGCTGGCCGATTCGGCAACGCTTGCCACCGCCGCCAAACTGTCCAATGAGGACAATATGAGCGAGGCGCAGGCCGAGAGCATGGCGCGCGATTTCTTCCTCTCGCAATATCTGAGTCAGCTCGAACAGAGCGGCATGAGCGCCGAGGAGATTGCGAAGATCAAGGCGGAGCTGGAGAAGAACACGACCTCCGACGCCACCATCACCGCGCTCGGCGGTTCGAGCAAGAATTTCGAGGTGAAGATGAGCGCCACCCATGCGGTACCGCTCAATCCCTTGTCGCAGATGCTCGGCATGACGAGCTTTCCGGTGACCATATCCAGCGTCGCCAACAGCGCGAGGCAGGGCAATGCTTTGTCCATGTATGTCGCCCTCGACCGCTCCGGCTCCATGGCCTGGGACACGACCACCGTCGATCCCATAAACCCGACGAAAACGGTGAGGGGAGTGTACCAATGCGGATATTATACCTGCTACGGGAACTACCAGACCACCAATTACGTCACCAAGATCGCGGCGCTGAAGGCTGCGGGCTCGGTCATGTTCGCCGAACTTCTGAAGGCCTCGGCGCCGGATGTGACGAGCGTCAGCCTGCAGCAGGAAGAAGCCAAGAAGCTGATCCGCATCGGCGCCGTCTCCTATACCGACCGCACGCAGAAGGAAGAGCCGCTGGCCTGGGGCACGCTGAAGGCGGCGAAATATGTCAGCGATCTTCCTGAAGTTCCAACCGGCGGCACGGATGCCTCCGGCGCTCTCGAGCTTGCCTTTTCCGCGCTGAAATCCACCAACAGCAACGAGGCGAACCAGCACAAATCGATGAAGAACATGAATTTCGGCCGCTTCATCGTACTGATGACCGATGGCGAGATGACCGGCAGCAGCGGCACCTGGAACCAGACCATCGACAACAAGGTCCGCGCGCAGTGCCAGGCCGCCAAGGACGACAAGATCACCATCTTCACCGTGGCCTTCATGGCACCCGATCGCGGCAAGTCGCTGCTGAAGGCCTGCGCCAGCGGAACAGACAACTACTATGAATCAGATGACATGACGGATCTGGTTCAAGCCTTCGGCGACATTGGCCGAAAGGCGGCAAAAACAGCCGTGCGCCTGACCAACTGATCCTCGTCCAAGCCGTCAAAAGGCGCCTGTGCAGCCAATTGCACAGGCGCCTTTTCTTTTTTTTCCAGTGACTTGCCCAAAAATCGCGCGCTTTTTCCCAAAGCGCTGAAGAACATCGCACTGGAAGATTGCATGTGTCCCGCAACGATGCATAAACTGTCCGCCAGCACGTACCGGATCAATTGAACCGCTCCCAAGGTCTCGTTCCCGAAACAAAGTTGGCGATCCTCATGAACAATTCCCTTACCCCGGTCGAAATCCCGCAGCCGGCACCCCGCAGCTCCAATCCGAAAATCATGGCGGAGGAAATCATCGAGCGCCTGACCTACCGCATCGGCAAGGATGCCAAGGTCGCAAAGCCGCATGATTGGTTGACCGCCACCATTCTCGTCGTGCGCGACCGGATCATCGACAAGTGGATGGAATCCACTCGCCGCGTGTACCGGACCGGTGACAAGCGGGTCTATTATCTATCGCTGG is a window encoding:
- a CDS encoding VWA domain-containing protein, whose amino-acid sequence is MMTRFSLSRFMKDRRGNFGMMTAILLPMSIGVGGMAIDMTRVIQEKIDLQALADSATLATAAKLSNEDNMSEAQAESMARDFFLSQYLSQLEQSGMSAEEIAKIKAELEKNTTSDATITALGGSSKNFEVKMSATHAVPLNPLSQMLGMTSFPVTISSVANSARQGNALSMYVALDRSGSMAWDTTTVDPINPTKTVRGVYQCGYYTCYGNYQTTNYVTKIAALKAAGSVMFAELLKASAPDVTSVSLQQEEAKKLIRIGAVSYTDRTQKEEPLAWGTLKAAKYVSDLPEVPTGGTDASGALELAFSALKSTNSNEANQHKSMKNMNFGRFIVLMTDGEMTGSSGTWNQTIDNKVRAQCQAAKDDKITIFTVAFMAPDRGKSLLKACASGTDNYYESDDMTDLVQAFGDIGRKAAKTAVRLTN